One window from the genome of Comamonas sp. lk encodes:
- a CDS encoding group II truncated hemoglobin, with the protein MQIEEKPPFDTPYEWIGGEEKVQALVARFYDLMDLEPAYKELRAAHGSTLDDARQKLCWFLSGWLGGPDHYQERFGHPRLRMRHMPFSIGIQERDQWVACMDQAMGETGVPEALRTRLKASFMNTADWMRNRGA; encoded by the coding sequence ATGCAGATTGAAGAAAAGCCCCCGTTTGACACCCCCTATGAATGGATAGGCGGCGAAGAAAAAGTCCAGGCCCTGGTGGCGCGCTTTTACGACCTGATGGATCTGGAGCCAGCCTACAAGGAGCTGCGCGCCGCCCATGGCAGCACGCTAGACGATGCGCGGCAAAAGCTGTGCTGGTTTCTGAGCGGCTGGCTGGGTGGCCCCGACCATTACCAGGAACGCTTTGGCCACCCGCGCCTGCGCATGCGCCATATGCCGTTTTCCATCGGCATCCAGGAGCGCGACCAATGGGTGGCCTGCATGGATCAGGCCATGGGTGAAACCGGCGTGCCAGAAGCCTTGCGCACCAGACTCAAAGCCAGCTTCATGAATACCGCCGACTGGATGCGCAACCGCGGCGCCTGA